In Ostrea edulis chromosome 10, xbOstEdul1.1, whole genome shotgun sequence, one genomic interval encodes:
- the LOC125665691 gene encoding proteasome activator complex subunit 3-like, protein MPWRIGHVDVDGNSVDDDVGDDDDDDRMESLSISASSGNMSELKARLIAEGKRLAKEVFPVKVMELDQIYNEIKDLQLSQETIVSLQSHIERELQTSATADERRGTQKGDPRLTLPPLVIRENAMAPNKVMVGIIERLKPHMDSLNEHANKVRMWITLQVPKIEDGNNFGVSIQETIIDEAYTIEKVAKSYRESGGDYFFYRARMMSKIVKYPEIADYKLAVYEGDSNELQNQIILCRDLRDFYTKLHDLVIKNLQRLENPRSDNISSLY, encoded by the coding sequence AATGGAGTCACTGAGTATTTCTGCTTCTTCTGGGAATATGTCTGAACTCAAAGCTAGATTGATAGCAGAAGGAAAGCGATTGGCTAAAGAGGTCTTCCCGGTTAAGGTTATGGAACTTGATCAAATTTACAACGAAATAAAAGATCTCCAGCTTTCCCAGGAGACTATAGTAAGTTTACAATCTCATATTGAGAGAGAACTACAAACTTCTGCAACTGCTGATGAAAGACGTGGTACCCAGAAGGGTGACCCTCGTTTAACCTTACCACCATTGGTTATCAGGGAGAACGCAATGGCACCTAATAAAGTAATGGTGGGGATTATTGAAAGACTGAAGCCGCACATGGATAGTCTCAACGAACATGCAAATAAAGTGAGGATGTGGATCACATTGCAGGTTCCTAAAATTGAAGACGGGAATAATTTCGGGGTGTCCATTCAGGAAACCATTATAGACGAAGCCTACACTATTGAAAAAGTGGCGAAATCTTATAGAGAATCGGGAGGGGACTATTTTTTCTACAGAGCAAGGATGATGTCTAAAATAGTCAAGTATCCTGAAATTGCTGATTATAAACTGGCTGTATATGAGGGCGATTCCAATGAACTACAGAATCAAATTATTCTATGTCGAGATCTGCGAGACTTCTATACAAAACTTCATGATCTTGTAATAAAAAATCTACAAAGATTAGAAAACCCTCGCTCTGATAATATAAGTAGCTTATACTGA